From a region of the Desulfovibrio sp. JC010 genome:
- a CDS encoding P-loop NTPase: MATINAIFQGKGGVGKSLVASFLTQYLLESGKEVCCVDTDPVNATFSGYGRFGVTSLDIMNGDDIDPRRFDTLVELMMALPDEAEMVIDNGAATFVPLASYLADNEVFPMLAEAGHQINLHTVVTGGQALPDTLSGLNSLIKTFQVPIYIWLNGFFGQIARDGKTFEEFKVYKDNSHRLAALVRIPQKKKETFGRDIENLLTAKLSFQEAQESELPIMTRQRLKMFWNEMKTELVTCGM, translated from the coding sequence ATGGCTACAATCAATGCAATCTTTCAAGGCAAAGGCGGAGTAGGCAAAAGTCTCGTCGCCAGTTTTCTTACCCAGTATCTTCTGGAATCCGGCAAGGAAGTCTGCTGCGTGGACACCGATCCGGTGAACGCAACCTTCTCTGGTTACGGTAGATTCGGGGTAACTTCCCTTGATATCATGAACGGTGACGATATCGATCCCAGACGGTTCGACACACTCGTCGAATTGATGATGGCCCTGCCCGATGAAGCGGAAATGGTCATTGATAACGGTGCCGCTACTTTTGTCCCGCTTGCCAGCTACCTTGCAGACAACGAAGTTTTTCCCATGCTTGCCGAAGCCGGACACCAGATCAACCTGCACACGGTTGTTACCGGAGGGCAGGCCCTTCCCGATACTCTCAGCGGACTCAATTCCTTAATCAAAACTTTTCAGGTTCCCATTTATATCTGGCTCAATGGATTCTTCGGCCAGATCGCGCGGGACGGAAAGACCTTTGAAGAATTCAAGGTCTACAAAGACAATTCACACCGTCTTGCCGCTCTGGTGCGCATTCCCCAGAAGAAAAAAGAGACCTTTGGCCGGGATATTGAAAATCTGCTGACCGCAAAGCTTTCTTTTCAGGAAGCGCAGGAAAGCGAACTGCCGATCATGACCCGCCAGCGGCTGAAGATGTTCTGGAATGAAATGAAAACAGAACTCGTGACCTGCGGAATGTAA
- a CDS encoding TraK family protein, with protein sequence MRVQVPLWVPQENQGLTNNFAVVCESFFCAVFRSCPTPVPPFFSKATFPVSTVIPVTALFSRVLRLVQDAFYTSSINITKRGCMTSKIKPSQRGKGRVEYLGLVKEIEQNLLAGHTRRAIHDHLRSGGRMTISYQRFCHYVALYSPHCLPADTATTSSPAITGTPAVRTVSVPLVPLNGGGPHAGPTDENPAFVHENKVTEKELKEDLIGE encoded by the coding sequence TTGCGGTTGTGTGTGAGTCCTTTTTTTGTGCCGTTTTTCGGAGTTGTCCCACTCCTGTCCCACCCTTTTTCAGTAAAGCAACATTTCCCGTAAGCACGGTGATTCCTGTCACCGCGCTCTTTTCCCGTGTCCTGAGACTCGTTCAGGACGCATTCTACACATCTTCCATCAATATAACAAAGAGAGGCTGCATGACCTCTAAGATCAAGCCTTCCCAGCGCGGCAAAGGACGGGTTGAATACCTCGGCCTTGTAAAGGAAATCGAACAGAACCTCCTTGCAGGCCATACCCGCAGAGCTATTCATGACCACCTCAGAAGTGGTGGCAGGATGACTATCAGCTATCAGCGATTCTGCCATTACGTGGCTCTCTACAGCCCCCATTGCCTGCCAGCAGATACAGCAACAACTTCATCACCGGCCATAACAGGCACTCCTGCTGTAAGGACCGTCTCCGTTCCTCTTGTACCCCTGAATGGAGGCGGTCCTCATGCGGGACCGACTGATGAAAATCCAGCATTTGTTCATGAAAACAAAGTTACCGAGAAAGAGCTCAAAGAAGATCTGATCGGTGAATAA